Proteins encoded together in one Streptomyces umbrinus window:
- a CDS encoding WD40 repeat domain-containing protein: protein MNAGRGSPLPRLGRIRTEAAGTEALGMTRFGTEASRIDGSGFDIRTDVSVIALTSDDAEIVGTDCYGRMFRWERLTGLQLAGPFALHAKRTIWGMVLTPDDLEVVTGGADGTLGRWERTTGTAFADRFAAHAAPVLGLARTRDGHELVTASRDGTVRRWERTTWSPLGEPLRGPFGAVRAVALTPDDDLIVTAGQDGTVRRWNRTAGTPLGEPLRGHDGPVQSLAIGPEGREFASGGLDGTVRRWDRGADRPAGAPLMAGAPVRCVLLTGDGEITAACSNGTLHRWDRTGQRIGAALPAHATAIWSMTTTRDGSELLTGGWDRRILRWERITGVPLRPARTPTRIETVPRLEIQGTTPF, encoded by the coding sequence GTGAACGCGGGGCGGGGCAGCCCGCTCCCCCGGCTGGGACGGATCCGCACCGAGGCCGCGGGAACCGAGGCACTCGGGATGACGCGGTTCGGGACCGAGGCGTCCCGGATCGATGGGTCCGGGTTCGACATCCGCACGGATGTGTCGGTGATCGCGCTGACCTCCGACGACGCGGAGATCGTCGGCACGGACTGTTACGGAAGGATGTTCCGCTGGGAGAGGCTGACCGGGCTGCAACTGGCCGGTCCGTTCGCTCTGCACGCCAAACGGACCATCTGGGGAATGGTGCTGACGCCCGATGACCTGGAGGTCGTCACCGGGGGCGCCGACGGCACGCTGGGGCGCTGGGAGCGGACGACCGGCACGGCCTTCGCCGACCGCTTCGCCGCCCATGCGGCACCGGTCCTCGGCCTGGCCCGCACCCGCGACGGCCACGAACTGGTGACCGCTTCCCGGGACGGCACGGTCCGCCGCTGGGAGCGGACGACCTGGAGCCCCCTCGGCGAACCACTGCGCGGACCCTTCGGCGCGGTGCGAGCGGTGGCCCTCACCCCCGACGACGACCTGATCGTCACGGCTGGCCAGGACGGCACCGTACGGCGCTGGAACCGTACGGCCGGCACGCCGCTCGGCGAGCCGCTGCGCGGACACGACGGTCCGGTGCAGTCGCTCGCGATCGGCCCCGAGGGACGGGAGTTCGCCTCCGGCGGCCTGGACGGCACGGTGCGCCGGTGGGACCGCGGTGCGGACCGGCCCGCTGGGGCGCCGCTCATGGCGGGGGCGCCGGTGCGGTGCGTGCTGCTCACGGGGGACGGCGAGATCACGGCGGCCTGCTCGAACGGCACTCTGCACCGCTGGGACCGGACCGGGCAGCGTATCGGTGCGGCGCTGCCCGCGCACGCGACCGCCATCTGGTCCATGACGACGACACGGGACGGGTCCGAGCTCCTGACGGGCGGCTGGGACCGGCGGATCCTGCGGTGGGAGCGGATCACCGGCGTGCCGCTGCGGCCCGCCCGCACGCCGACCCGGATCGAGACCGTGCCGCGCCTGGAGATCCAGGGAACCACACCGTTCTGA